A genomic stretch from Arachis stenosperma cultivar V10309 chromosome 3, arast.V10309.gnm1.PFL2, whole genome shotgun sequence includes:
- the LOC130966891 gene encoding uncharacterized protein LOC130966891: protein MGDELIRERLDRFLVGDTWRFRNDAVMVRRLTENGSDHAPLSLDIDPPKWKSKRCFKFQERCCEIDEVKNLISEALSTVFQASPMFCLAQKLKLCLHRMVQWQQQICTNSKKEIEKLTMLMEQLHEEGNHGGNEIIVLENRLKETLGREEKYWKEKSRCKWLKEGDKNTKFFHHKF from the coding sequence ATGGGAGATGAATTAATTAGGGAAAGGCTTGACAGATTCTTGGTGGGAGACACGTGGAGATTTAGGAACGATGCAGTTATGGTTCGGAGGTTAACAGAGAATGGATCCGATCATGCACCTCTTTCACTCGATATTGATCCACCAAAATGGAAATCAAAGAGGTGCTTCAAATTTCAAGAAAGGTGTTGCGAGATAGATGAAGTGAAGAATTTGATTTCAGAGGCTTTAAGTACGGTTTTCCAAGCTTCACCAATGTTTTGCCTAGCCCAAAAGTTGAAGCTTTGTCTTCACCGAATGGTTCAGTGGCAACAACAAATCTGTACCAATTCTAAGAAAGAAATAGAGAAATTGACAATGTTGATGGAGCAGCTGCATGAAGAAGGAAACCATGGGGGTAATGAGATTATAGTGCTGGAAAATAGATTGAAGGAAACTTTGGGGAGAGAAGAGAAGTATTGGAAGGAAAAGTCGCGATGCAAGTGGCTTAAAGAAGGTGACAAAAATACGAAGTTCTTCCACCATAAATTCTAA